One segment of Chionomys nivalis chromosome 3, mChiNiv1.1, whole genome shotgun sequence DNA contains the following:
- the Rabgef1 gene encoding rab5 GDP/GTP exchange factor isoform X3 — translation MFLEAMHYKRDLSIEEQSECTQDFYQNVAERMQTRGKVPPEKVEKIMDQIEKHIMTRLYKFVFCPETTDDEKKDLAIQKRIRALHWVTPQMLCVPVSEEIPEVSDMVVKAITDIIEMDSKRVPRDKLACITRCSKHIFNAIKITKNEPASADDFLPTLIYIVLKGNPPRLQSNIQYITRFCNPSRLMTGEDGYYFTNLCCAVAFIEKLDAQSLNLSQEDFDRYMSGQTSPRKQEPESWSPEACLGVKQMYKNLDLLSQLNERQERIMNEAKKLEKDLIDWTDGIAKEVQDIVEKYPLEIKPPNQPLAAIDSENVENDKLPPPLQPQVYAG, via the exons GACTTAAGCATCGAGGAGCAGTCAGAATGTACTCAGGACTTTTACCAGAATGTGGCCGAAAGAATGCAGACTCGTGGAAAAG TGCCTCCAGAGAAAGTGGAGAAGATAATGGATCAGATTGAAAAACACATCATGACTCGTCTCTATAAATTCGTGTTCTGCCCAGAGACTACTGATGATGAGAAGAAAGATCTTGCCATTCAAAAGAGGATCAG GGCTCTACATTGGGTAACACCTCAGATGCTCTGTGTCCCTGTCAGTGAGGAAATCCCTGAAGTATCTGACATGGTGGTGAAAGCCATCACAG ACATCATTGAGATGGACTCAAAACGTGTGCCTCGGGACAAGCTAGCCTGCATCACCAGATGCAGCAAGCACATCTTCAACGCCATCAAGATCACCAAGAATGAGCCAGCCTCTGCTGATGacttccttcccaccctcatCTACATCGTCCTAAAGGGCAACCCCCCTCGCCTGCAGTCTAATATCCAGTACATCACTCGCTTCTGCAATCCCAGCCGGCTTATGACGGGCGAGGACGGCTACTACTTCACTAACCTG tgCTGTGCTGTGGCTTTCATTGAGAAGTTAGATGCCCAGTCTCTGAATTTAAGTCAGGAAGATTTTGACCGATACATGTCCGGCCAGACCTCCCCGAGGAAGCAGGAGCCCGAGAGCTGGTCCCCTGAAGCCTGCTTAGGCGTGAAGCAAATGTATAAGAACTTGGACCTCCTGTCTCAGCTGAATGAACGGCAGGAAAGGATCATGAATGAAGCCAAGAAACTTGAAAAAGACTTAATCGACTGGACAGATGGAATTGCCAAGGAAGTTCAAGACATTGTTGAGAAATACCCACTTGAGATCAAGCCTCCAAACCAACCATTAGCAGCCATTGACTCTGAGAATGTGGAAAATGACAAGCTCCCTCCCCCACTGCAACCACAGGTGTACGCAGGGTGA